A region from the Arthrobacter roseus genome encodes:
- a CDS encoding F510_1955 family glycosylhydrolase, with amino-acid sequence MPSLPTPRRRAAKSLSLMLGATVLLSACSGSSAGENDPAESHSDSATGGYPTGHIHGMTVAPETEDVLLATHDGLFNVSNHPVTKIGPPIDLMGFTARGSGEFYASGHPGLGNDMPNPVGLIESTDGGQTWKILSREGESDFHTLTTSDGNVVAFDGTVRTSEDGQTWESSPTNIQPFDLAGSPRSDVVLATTEEGLQRSTDSGSSWASVPGAPVLMFTTFAGAEIAVGITPGGQVHVSNDAGLSWANTGSIQGQPAAIAATASTDEDLKVWVASAENVQVSEDGGKTFAAMVAGK; translated from the coding sequence ATGCCTTCACTTCCAACGCCCCGGCGGCGCGCAGCAAAGTCACTCTCCCTCATGCTCGGCGCAACAGTGCTCCTGTCCGCTTGTTCTGGCTCCTCCGCCGGCGAGAATGACCCCGCCGAAAGTCACTCCGACTCCGCGACGGGCGGTTATCCGACCGGCCATATTCACGGCATGACCGTAGCCCCGGAAACCGAGGACGTGCTTCTGGCCACGCACGATGGCCTATTCAACGTATCGAACCATCCTGTGACGAAGATTGGGCCGCCGATCGACCTGATGGGATTCACGGCCAGAGGATCGGGAGAGTTTTATGCCTCCGGCCACCCCGGTCTGGGAAACGATATGCCGAACCCGGTCGGGTTGATCGAATCAACCGACGGCGGGCAGACCTGGAAGATCCTCTCCAGGGAAGGTGAGTCGGACTTCCACACGCTCACGACCTCAGATGGAAACGTGGTCGCCTTCGACGGGACAGTGAGAACCAGTGAAGACGGCCAAACCTGGGAGTCATCCCCCACAAATATCCAGCCCTTCGACCTGGCCGGCAGCCCCCGCTCGGACGTTGTTCTGGCAACGACTGAGGAGGGGCTGCAGCGCTCCACCGATTCGGGATCAAGTTGGGCCAGCGTGCCGGGGGCTCCGGTCTTAATGTTCACCACGTTCGCTGGTGCCGAAATAGCCGTTGGTATTACCCCCGGCGGTCAGGTGCATGTAAGCAACGACGCGGGGCTCAGCTGGGCCAACACCGGTTCGATCCAGGGTCAACCGGCCGCGATCGCCGCCACGGCAAGCACAGACGAGGATCTGAAGGTGTGGGTGGCGTCTGCAGAGAACGTCCAGGTCTCTGAGGACGGCGGGAAGACTTTCGCCGCAATGGTGGCGGGCAAATGA